The following coding sequences are from one Lolium rigidum isolate FL_2022 chromosome 6, APGP_CSIRO_Lrig_0.1, whole genome shotgun sequence window:
- the LOC124660260 gene encoding serine/threonine-protein kinase PBL34-like — MEEDEAAPPTGCWIRLPRLGSGCMSSGSKVDSSTSGACGNGAESKKVNHIHRGQSAPPAASGSTTSSNTGSISPSSIVGEEFKLAAQLRRFTFNELKCATRNFRPESLLGEGGFGCVFKGWIEENGTAPMKPGTGLTVAVKTLNHDGLQGHKEWVAEVDFLGNLQHPHLVKLVGYCIEDDQRLLVYEFMPRGSLENHLFRRSFPLPWAIRMKIALGAAKGLAFLHEEAERPVIYRDFKTSNILLDAEYNAKLSDFGLAKDGPEGDKTHVSTRVMGTYGYAAPEYVMTGHLTSKSDVYSFGVVLLEMMSGRRSMDKNRPNGEHNLVEWARPYLGERRRFYRLVDPRLEGNFSIKGAQKTAQLAHACLSRDPKARPLMSQVVEVLKPLPNMKDMASSSYFFQSMRQERAASLGNSNGSQSMKAQSTFARNGVQPMRSLSYGPHASPFRQSPRPNGKQS, encoded by the exons ATGGAGGAGGACGAAGCGGCACCGCCCACGGGgtgctggatccggctaccccggCTGGGCAGCGGATGCATGTCCTCGGGCTCCAAGGTCGACTCCTCCACCAGCGGCGCCTGCGGGAACGGCGCTG AGAGCAAAAAAGTAAATCATATTCATCGGGGTCAATCAGCTCCACCAGCCGCATCTGGTTCAACAACATCCAGTAATACCGGAAGTATTTCGCCTTCTTCAATAGTTGGAGAAGAATTTAAACTAGCTGCCCAACTGCGTAGATTTACTTTCAACGAACTTAAGTGCGCCACTAGAAACTTTCGACCTGAGAGTCTCCTTGGTGAGGGAGGTTTTGGTTGTGTCTTCAAAGGTTGGATTGAAGAGAATGGAACTGCTCCAATGAAACCCGGTACAGGATTAACTGTTGCTGTAAAGACACTCAACCATGATGGGCTTCAGGGGCATAAAGAGTGGGTG GCAGAAGTTGATTTTCTTGGAAACCTTCAACATCCACACCTAGTGAAATTGGTTGGTTACTGCATTGAAGATGACCAGCGGTTGCTAGTATATGAATTTATGCCTCGTGGAAGTTTGGAGAACCATCTGTTTAGGA GGTCGTTTCCTCTCCCATGGGCCATCAGAATGAAAATTGCACTTGGTGCTGCAAAAGGCCTTGCGTTTCTTCATGAAGAAGCCGAAAGGCCAGTGATATATCGGGATTTCAAAACTTCCAATATTCTCTTGGATGCG GAGTACAATGCAAAACTCTCTGACTTTGGACTTGCTAAAGATGGCCCTGAGGGTGATAAGACACATGTATCTACTCGAGTCATGGGAACATACGGATACGCAGCTCCTGAGTATGTAATGACAG GCCACCTGACATCGAAGAGCGATGTATACAGCTTTGGAGTGGTGCTACTAGAGATGATGTCGGGCAGAAGGTCAATGGACAAGAACAGACCAAACGGGGAGCACAATCTGGTCGAATGGGCACGCCCTTATCTTGGAGAAAGACGGCGTTTCTATAGGCTTGTAGACCCCCGTCTGGAGGGAAACTTCTCCATCAAAGGCGCTCAGAAAACAGCCCAGCTGGCCCATGCTTGCCTTAGCCGGGATCCCAAGGCTCGGCCTCTCATGAGCCAGGTGGTGGAAGTCCTCAAGCCTCTTCCAAACATGAAAGACATGGCGAGTTCCTCCTACTTCTTCCAGTCCATGCGGCAAGAGCGTGCAGCAAGCCTTGGCAACTCAAATGGTAGCCAGAGCATGAAGGCACAGAGCACCTTTGCGCGGAACGGTGTGCAGCCAATGAGGAGCCTCTCCTATGGTCCGCATGCTTCCCCGTTTCGCCAGTCTCCAAGGCCCAACGGGAAGCAGTCATGA